GTCGCCGCGCTCGCGTCGAACCAGCACCTGTCCCGTCTGGTAGTGGTGCACGGCCTGGTACGAGGGCGGGTCGGCCAGTTCCGCCAGCTCGCTCTCCAGGCCGAGGCCCATCAAGGCTTTCGAACCGTTCGGGCTGAGCGTAAGTCCGGCCCCCACCTCGCCCAGTTCCGGCGCCTGCTCGTACACCCTTACGGCAATGCCGGCGCGCTGCAGGGCGAGCGCGCAGCTAAGGCCGCCGATGCCGGCCCCGATCAACATGACGGGCTGCGTATTCATCCGGCGGAATTGTATGCCCGTGTTGACATGCATTGGCGGATAGGTGTTGCTTTGCGCGCCGGATACAATGCGCGCTCTTATGTACTGCGGGAACTACCCATGCGCAACGCCACCATCGCCGCAGGCCTGCTGGCCTCGTTCGTACTGATGTCCGCCGCCCAGGCGCAGACAGTGCTCGTAACCGGTTCCAATCGCGGAATCGGACTGGAATTCGCCAAGCAGTACGCGGACCGGGGTTGGACCGTGATCGCCACCCATCGCCGCGACACGACGCCCGATACGCTGGCGGCGCTCGAGGAGCAGTATCCCGCCGTTCGCGCCGAAAAGCTGGACGTGACCGACCACGCCAGCATCGACGCGCTGGCGGAAAAGCTGGCCGGCATGCCGATCGATGTGCTCATCAACAACGCCGGCATCACGGGCGACTTCACCAAGCCGAAGCCCCAGACCCTGGGCACGCTGGACTACGACATGGCGGTCCACTTCTTCCGCACCAACGCGCTGGGCGCGCTCAAGGTCAGCGAGGCTTTCATGGACAACGTGGAGGCCAGCGACCAGAAGAAGATCGTTGCCGTCAGTTCGCTGGCCGGTTCCTTCGAGGGCGAGTCCGGCGGAAAAGGCGGAATCTACTGGTATCGCTCAAGCAAGGCCGCGCTCAACATGATGATGGTGGGGGTGGCCGCCGATTCGAAACGCAAGGGCGTAACCGTCGCGCTGCTGTCGCCCGGCACCGTCAAGGTGGAAAAGGTGGCCGAGATGGTCGATCGGATGGGGCTGAAGGGTTTTCTCGAGCCGCCCGAGAGCATTGCCGGCATGATCGACGTGATCGAGAACCTGACGCCGGAGGATTCCGGCGCGTTCATCCGCTACAACGGCGAGCCGCAGCCCTTCTAGTTATTAATCAACGCCTAGAGGAAGGTTACGCCGCCGTCCACCATCAGGGTCTGGCCGGTCGTCATGCCGCTCAGGTCGCTGGCCAGCCACAGAACGGCGCCCACCACGTCCGCACTGTCCAGCGGCCTTCGGATCGCCTGCTGCGAGGTCGTCGCGCCGATGGCCTTTTCATACTTGTCGCCGAAGAATTCCGCTGACGCCTCGGTCGAGACGATGTTGGGCGCGACCGCGTTGACGCGCACGTTGTAGCGCCCCATCTCCCGCGCCAGTCCGCGCGTCAGGCCGATTACCGCGGCCTTGGAAGTGGTGTAGTGAATGACGTTGGCCATTCCGTAGGTCGCCGCCAGCGACGCGATGTTGATGATGGACCCGCCGTCGCCCGATTTCATGTGCCGGGCTGCCGCCCGGCTGGCCAGCCACACGCCCTTCACGTTCACCGCCATGGTTGCGTCCCACAGCTCTTCCTCCACTTCGTCGAATCGCGTGAGTTCCAGGTTGCCCCACCACCCGGCGTTGTTCACCAGTACGTCGATCCGCCCGTAGGCCTCGGCGGTGCGGGCGGCCATGGCCTCAAGATCGGAAAGCGAGGTCACGTCCACCTTCGCGGTCAGGACCTCCGCCCCCTGTTCGCGCGCCAGCGCTTCGCTTTCGTCGCAATCCTTCAGGTCGCAGAGCATCAGGCGTGCGCCCAGGCGTGCGAATTCCACCGCGTAGGCCTGTCCAAGCCCGCCGGCCGCGCCCGTAATGACTACCGACCGCTCGTCAAATCGCATTCCGCTACCCTCTATCTCCGCAAGGAGGCGTGATGCTAACGCAACGACGCATTGGTGTCACAATATCCACTCATGTATTCCCTGATCGTTGCGTTTTTTCTGTTGGCGCTGACTTTTTCCTTCTTCTGCTCGTTGTGGGAGGCGGTGCTGCTCAGCGTTACGCCGAGTCATGCGCGCCTGCAGTCTCAGAAGGGCACGCGCGTCGGGCGGTATCTCGAGGATTTCAAGGCCAACATCGACCGTCCCCTGGCGGCGATACTGACGCTGAACACCATTGCCCACACGGTCGGCGCCATCGGCGTGGGCGCGCAGGCGGCGGTAATCTGGGAGCAGGCGAATCCGTGGATAACCAGGATTGTGGTGCCTGCGATCATGACGATCGCGATACTGATCCTCTCGGAGATCGTGCCCAAGACAATCGGCGCGCTCTACTGGAAGCGGCTTGTGACCTTCACCGTGCATTCGCTGCGACTGTTGACGACGGTGCTGGCTCCGTTCGTGTGGTTGAGCCAGTACATCACCCGAGGTTTGAGGCGCGACACGACCCAACCGATACTGACGCGGACCGACTTTCTGGCGATGGCGGAACTGGGTACGGAGGAAGGCGTGCTGGAAGCCGGGGAAGGCGAGATGATCGGCCATCTGATCCGTTTTCAGGCGATACAGTCCCGGGACGTGATGACTCCGCGCACGGTCGTTACCGTGGCATCGCAAAACGAGCCCATCGCCAATTACTACGCGAAGGCGAGAGGCCATTCCTTTTC
The Gammaproteobacteria bacterium genome window above contains:
- a CDS encoding SDR family oxidoreductase, with protein sequence MHWRIGVALRAGYNARSYVLRELPMRNATIAAGLLASFVLMSAAQAQTVLVTGSNRGIGLEFAKQYADRGWTVIATHRRDTTPDTLAALEEQYPAVRAEKLDVTDHASIDALAEKLAGMPIDVLINNAGITGDFTKPKPQTLGTLDYDMAVHFFRTNALGALKVSEAFMDNVEASDQKKIVAVSSLAGSFEGESGGKGGIYWYRSSKAALNMMMVGVAADSKRKGVTVALLSPGTVKVEKVAEMVDRMGLKGFLEPPESIAGMIDVIENLTPEDSGAFIRYNGEPQPF
- a CDS encoding SDR family oxidoreductase — translated: MRFDERSVVITGAAGGLGQAYAVEFARLGARLMLCDLKDCDESEALAREQGAEVLTAKVDVTSLSDLEAMAARTAEAYGRIDVLVNNAGWWGNLELTRFDEVEEELWDATMAVNVKGVWLASRAAARHMKSGDGGSIINIASLAATYGMANVIHYTTSKAAVIGLTRGLAREMGRYNVRVNAVAPNIVSTEASAEFFGDKYEKAIGATTSQQAIRRPLDSADVVGAVLWLASDLSGMTTGQTLMVDGGVTFL
- a CDS encoding HlyC/CorC family transporter; amino-acid sequence: MYSLIVAFFLLALTFSFFCSLWEAVLLSVTPSHARLQSQKGTRVGRYLEDFKANIDRPLAAILTLNTIAHTVGAIGVGAQAAVIWEQANPWITRIVVPAIMTIAILILSEIVPKTIGALYWKRLVTFTVHSLRLLTTVLAPFVWLSQYITRGLRRDTTQPILTRTDFLAMAELGTEEGVLEAGEGEMIGHLIRFQAIQSRDVMTPRTVVTVASQNEPIANYYAKARGHSFSRIPVYDESKDYITGYVMKDDLFAAMVEGRGNQPMAALRREIVAVDESFAITDLFEELRKRQEHLAVVLDEFGGMAGIVTMEDVIETLLGLEIVDETDSTVDMRELARRHRVRRANALRVLDAPAES